A window of Apium graveolens cultivar Ventura chromosome 8, ASM990537v1, whole genome shotgun sequence contains these coding sequences:
- the LOC141680502 gene encoding DELLA protein RGL1-like: MDVTRESSSLASLELLNTFGCRLKRLRAEQGNNLSYSATSGPSRKELSTVDIIKAAMDKFLGLTSQSCGDPCMLVHSGYSGFSSDIDDEVEPVLFLLASADKVANEQFDRARKLLSMCTHLASGTGSPVQRLVYYFAQALDERIERKIGMVSSEGLNDCKRWLSLLEEATISLQPPLVAFGLAVPSCLVYKSAAIQSILDAMTSATRIHIIDLGLKNGMHWPFLMQALAVRHECPIESLTITALVTSSEEMIKDTGKRLSQFAYTLGLPFSFKTAVVHDINDLKEDCFEIETGERIGVYSSMLLRNVVAQPGQFQTLIRVIKNLHPSVMVMIEQEADTTSSDFMDRFIGGLIHFSALFDAVEVCLGDSNPQRMALEGNYFCPGIRQIVTFEVEERAAWDLKIKDWRALFNSFNIVEKDLSSSALYQASLVIKNSAYSNLCTLSMDEKSLLSEWRGTPLFSLSAWEFLP, encoded by the coding sequence ATGGATGTGACGCGTGAATCATCTTCATTAGCATCATTGGAGCTTCTGAACACATTTGGGTGCAGACTGAAGCGTTTAAGAGCTGAACAGGGAAACAACCTAAGTTATAGTGCAACAAGTGGTCCTAGTCGAAAGGAGTTATCCACAGTAGATATTATAAAGGCAGCAATGGACAAGTTCCTAGGATTGACCTCACAGAGTTGTGGCGATCCTTGCATGCTTGTCCATTCTGGCTACTCTGGTTTCTCCAGCGATATTGATGACGAGGTGGAACCTGTTCTTTTTCTTTTGGCTTCTGCTGACAAAGTTGCTAATGAGCAGTTTGATCGTGCAAGAAAGTTGCTAAGCATGTGTACTCACTTGGCTTCTGGCACTGGTAGTCCAGTTCAAAGACTTGTGTACTATTTTGCTCAAGCTCTTGATGAGAGAATTGAGAGAAAAATAGGAATGGTTTCTTCAGAGGGCCTAAATGATTGCAAGAGATGGTTATCGTTATTGGAAGAGGCAACAATCAGTTTGCAGCCCCCTTTAGTTGCATTCGGACTAGCAGTTCCCTCCTGTCTAGTTTACAAATCTGCAGCAATCCAATCCATCTTGGATGCCATGACCTCCGCAACAAGGATCCATATAATCGATCTTGGACTCAAAAATGGCATGCATTGGCCTTTTCTTATGCAAGCTCTAGCAGTTCGACATGAATGCCCCATAGAAAGTCTAACAATTACAGCTCTTGTAACGTCATCAGAGGAAATGATCAAGGACACTGGCAAGAGGTTGTCGCAGTTTGCTTATACCCTGGGATTGCCCTTTTCTTTCAAAACAGCAGTAGTACACGACATAAATGATCTCAAGGAGGACTGTTTCGAGATAGAAACTGGGGAACGAATTGGTGTCTATTCCTCAATGCTTTTAAGGAATGTTGTTGCGCAACCGGGGCAATTCCAAACTCTAATTAGAGTAATTAAAAACCTGCATCCCTCTGTCATGGTTATGATTGAGCAAGAAGCTGATACAACTTCATCAGACTTTATGGACAGGTTCATAGGAGGTCTTATTCACTTCAGTGCATTATTTGATGCAGTTGAGGTTTGCTTGGGTGACTCCAATCCTCAAAGGATGGCTTTGGAAGGAAACTATTTCTGTCCAGGAATTCGACAAATAGTCACCTTCGAAGTTGAGGAAAGAGCAGCTTGGGATTTGAAGATTAAAGATTGGAGAGCCTTATTCAATAGCTTTAATATTGTGGAGAAGGATCTGAGCTCATCAGCACTATATCAAGCAAGCCTTGTCATAAAGAACTCTGCATATAGCAATTTGTGCACACTAAGTATGGATGAAAAAAGCTTGCTTTCTGAGTGGAGAGGAACACCACTTTTCTCACTTTCTGCATGGGAGTTCCTCCCATAA
- the LOC141680503 gene encoding DELLA protein RGL2-like: MGTALLRCHCNNLFFLCVSFDPSHAVHVCLSRKRNAIYLYISSYLEARSNMPSKQISSCELVELNSSSEHFETESQERGKRKKQNNFNRAAECSVSVDVNPFCVDKAIGKEILFHKHEEERQMKAFSPFGSFEDLYFDASSPPFQSCGEEIKTAVIVKSEDSELCEPQEKSEKFNLESLALLKNYGYRFRHLRGQKIEVVGCALRSAKGNERKVSTDKIIRIAGERFIHSAIKRCNDLSKDSHAFSNKPLGLSAVDTKDIELVENLLAAAEAVGQKKFRHARKLLSRCCEGPSVKGTPSQRLVNCFSAALSEKIDHQIGRETSKTFQKKLQLLDFEDAVMSQKSANLAFHKKVPFSQVSQFAGVQAVIEHVGGADKVHIIDFVIMNGGSCILIMQALAARDGKPIEHLRITAIGTKSRERIEETGKRLMNFAESVKLPFSFNAVMVADMLDLNENLFDLNAEEVVVVQSSYLFSSMIAKSDRLEYVMRVIRNINPSIMVIIENEGNHNSSVFVKRFVEALFYYGAFFDCMEDCMERSDQNRLIVELKHFSPAIQNIVVAEEKERTTRQVDMSVWRAFFKRFAMVELELSKSSLYQASLIVNKFSCGSSCTLDRDGKCLIIGWKGTPIHSLSAWKFD, from the exons ATGGGGACG GCGCTTTTAAG ATGTCACTGTAACAATTTGTTTTTTTTGTGTGTTTCTTTCGATCCATCCCATGCTGTACATGTCTGTTTAAGTAGGAAAAGAAATGCTATATATTTGTACATTAGTTCATATCTGGAGGCAAGGAGCAATATGCCTTCAAAGCAAATAAGTTCTTGTGAACTTGTTGAACTGAACAGTTCGTCTGAACACTTTGAGACTGAGAGCCAGGAGCGTGGGAAGAGAAAAAAACAAAATAATTTTAACAGAGCTGCAGAGTGTAGTGTGTCAGTGGATGTCAATCCATTTTGTGTTGACAAAGCGATTGGCAAGGAAATACTTTTTCATAAACATGAAGAAGAAAGGCAAATGAAAGCTTTCTCTCCTTTCGGAAGCTTTGAAGATTTGTACTTTGATGCCAGTTCTCCTCCGTTTCAGTCATGCGGGGAAGAGATCAAAACCGCGGTGATTGTCAAATCTGAAGATTCTGAGCTTTGTGAGCCTCAAGAGAAGTCGGAAAAATTCAATCTGGAGTCACTTGCTCTTCTAAAGAACTACGGATATAGGTTCAGACACTTAAGAGGACAAAAGATAGAGGTAGTTGGTTGTGCTTTAAGAAGCGCCAAGGGTAATGAGCGTAAAGTATCAACTGATAAGATCATACGAATAGCTGGGGAAAGATTCATCCATTCTGCTATTAAGAGGTGTAATGATCTCTCTAAAGATAGCCATGCATTTTCAAATAAGCCACTTGGTCTCTCTGCTGTGGATACTAAAGATATTGAGCTTGTGGAAAATCTTTTAGCTGCTGCTGAGGCAGTAGGGCAGAAAAAATTTCGTCATGCAAGGAAGCTCCTCAGCAGATGCTGTGAGGGGCCTTCTGTTAAAGGAACTCCTTCTCAGAGGTTAGTGAACTGTTTTTCTGCAGCCCTCTCTGAGAAGATTGATCACCAGATTGGAAGAGAAACATCAAAAACATTTCAGAAGAAGTTACAATTATTAGATTTTGAAGATGCAGTGATGAGCCAAAAGTCCGCCAATCTTGCATTTCACAAGAAGGTACCCTTCTCTCAAGTTAGCCAATTTGCTGGAGTGCAAGCAGTAATTGAACATGTAGGAGGTGCAGATAAGGTTCATATTATTGACTTTGTTATAATGAATGGGGGCAGCTGTATACTTATAATGCAGGCTCTTGCAGCTCGCGATGGGAAGCCCATTGAACATCTGAGAATTACAGCTATTGGAACTAAATCCCGAGAAAGAATTGAGGAGACAGGTAAGAGATTGATGAATTTTGCTGAATCAGTGAAACTGCCCTTTTCTTTCAATGCGGTTATGGTGGCAGACATGCTAGATCTAAACGAAAACCTCTTTGACTTGAATgctgaagaagttgttgttgtCCAGTCATCTTATCTGTTTTCTtccatgattgcaaagtcagatcGACTTGAATATGTAATGAGGGTGATCAGAAACATTAATCCTAGCATAATGGTAATCATTGAAAACGAGGGAAATCATAATTCGTCAGTTTTTGTGAAACGCTTTGTAGAAGCTCTTTTCTACTATGGCGCATTTTTTGATTGTATGGAAGATTGTATGGAACGTAGCGATCAAAACAGGCTGATTGTAGAACTGAAACATTTTAGTCCTGCAATACAGAACATTGTGGTTGCTGAAGAAAAGGAGAGGACAACCAGACAAGTTGATATGAGTGTTTGGAGGGCTTTTTTTAAAAGATTTGCGATGGTGGAGTTAGAATTGAGCAAGTCTTCCTTGTACCAAGCAAGTTTGATTGTTAACAAGTTTTCTTGTGGGAGTTCTTGCACACTTGATAGAGATGGAAAGTGCCTAATTATTGGGTGGAAGGGAACACCAATTCATTCTCTGTCCGCTTGGAAATTTGATTAA